GGGGGGACCGGGCATGGCAGTGACGGGCGGTGCCACAGGGTGTGCGCATGGGCGAGACGGCGGCCAGCGCGGTGGCACTGGCGGTGGCCCCGGCGGCGCGGGTGAACGTGGAGGTGGGCTGCGCCCTGCCCGACCCCTGCGACTCGGGGCCATGCCCCCCCCACAGCTACTGCAGCGACGACTGGGAcagcttctcctgcagctgccacccGGG
This genomic window from Oxyura jamaicensis isolate SHBP4307 breed ruddy duck unplaced genomic scaffold, BPBGC_Ojam_1.0 oxyUn_random_OJ69698, whole genome shotgun sequence contains:
- the LOC118159331 gene encoding cadherin EGF LAG seven-pass G-type receptor 2-like; the protein is MGETAASAVALAVAPAARVNVEVGCALPDPCDSGPCPPHSYCSDDWDSFSCSCHPGYFGDSCVSACALDPCEHRGACVRRAGATHGYVCECPQGYFGPYCEHK